In Prunus dulcis chromosome 2, ALMONDv2, whole genome shotgun sequence, a single genomic region encodes these proteins:
- the LOC117620103 gene encoding probable U3 small nucleolar RNA-associated protein 7, with the protein MGVKQDDGSIMPTSEQEKISDELDIRVKKFLRGEKTNLEGLQDKKLKGQLAVREELFGKSAQAAAKAEKWLLPSEGGYLEAEGIEKTWRIKQESIAREVDILSARSQYDIVLPDLGPYTLDFTSNGRYMAAGGRKGHLAILDMKNMSLVKEIQVRETVRDVVFLHNELFFAAAQKKYPYIYNRDGTELHCLKEHGAVLRLQFLKNHFLLASINKSGQLRYQDVTMGGMVANYRTGLGRTDVMQVNPYNGVVALGHSLGTVSMWKPTSSTALLKRLCHKGPITAMAFHPNGHLMATAGKEKKIMLWDLRNLKDEPLQTLPGNADTLDFSQKGLLARSTSSFVQILRDSSGTQNYNNYMTHKIIKGYQVEKVLFRPYEDVLGIGHSMGWSSILIPGSGEPNFDSWVANPFETSKQRREREVHSLLDKLPPETIMLNPTKIGTVKPQRRKEKKTKVEKEADMEAAVEAVKGIEPKKKTKGRNKPSKRTKKKQEIVANAKRPFLEQQKKEEEQVARKKQKVIEQVELPTSLQRFSRKKSAT; encoded by the exons GAGAAGATCTCTGATGAGTTAGATATCAGAGTGAAGAAGTTTCTTAGAGGCGAAAAAACTAATTTGGAG GGCTTGCAAGATAAAAAACTGAAGGGTCAACTTGCTGTTAGAGAAGAATTGTTTGGAAAATCTGCACAAGCTGCTGCCAAGGCTGAGAAG TGGCTTCTGCCAAGTGAGGGAGGCTATTTGGAGGCTGAAGGCATAGAGAAAACATGGAGGATCAAACAAGAATCAATTGCTCGTGAAGTAGATATCTTAAGCGCAAGGAGTCAATATGATATTGTCTTACCAG ATCTTGGTCCTTACACACTGGATTTCACCTCAAATGGTCGGTATATGGCAGCTGGTGGACGCAAGGGCCATCTGGCTATTTTAGACATGAAGAATATGAGCCTGGTTAAAGAAATTCAG GTTAGAGAAACAGTGCGTGATGTGGTGTTCTTGCACAATGAGTTGTTCTTTGCTGCTGCCCAGAAAAA GTATCCATATATTTATAACAGGGATGGCACTGAACTTCATTGCTTAAAG GAACATGGCGCAGTTTTAAGGcttcaatttttgaaaaaccattttcTCTTGGCATCAATAAACAAATCTGGGCAGCTTCGTTATCAGGATGTAACAATGGGCGGGATGGTAGCTAATTACAGGACTGGCTTAGGCCGTACTGATGTGATGCAGGTGAACCCCTACAACGGGGTTGTTGCTTTGGGTCATTCACTTGGTACAGTTTCCATGTGGAAGCCTACAAGCTCTACTGCTCTTCTCAAGAGGCTGTGTCACAAGGGGCCCATCACAGCAATGGCATTCCACCCAAATGGCCATCTCATGGCTACAGCtgggaaagagaagaaaattatgCTTTGGGATTTGAGGAACCTTAAGGATGAGCCACTCCAGACTTTGCCGGGGAATGCAGATACTCTTGATTTCAGTCAGAAAGGTCTGCTTGCTCGTTCAACTTCATCATTTGTACAGATCCTTAGAGATTCATCTGGGACTCAGAACTACAATAATTATATGactcataaaataattaaaggtTACCAAGTAGAAAAAGTGTTGTTTCGACCTTATGAAGATGTTCTCGGCATAGGGCACTCCATGGGGTGGTCTAGTATTCTGATTCCTGGTTCTGGGGAACCCAACTTTGATTCTTGGGTGGCGAATCCATTTGAAACATCTaaacagagaagagagagggaagTGCACTCTCTACTTGATAAGCTCCCGCCTGAGACAATCATGTTGAATCCCACAAAGATTGGCACAGTAAAGCCTCAGaggaggaaagagaagaaaacaaaggtgGAGAAAGAGGCGGACATGGAAGCCGCTGTGGAAGCGGTCAAGGGCATTgaaccaaagaagaaaacaaaaggaaggaATAAGCCAAGTAAGAGGACAAAGAAGAAGCAGGAGATAGTTGCGAATGCCAAGAGGCCTTTCTTGGagcaacaaaagaaagaggaagaacAAGTGGCTAGGAAGAAGCAGAAAGTAATTGAGCAAGTGGAGCTACCAACATCTTTGCAGCGGTTTTCTCGCAAGAAATCAGCTACATAG